One segment of Nocardia farcinica DNA contains the following:
- the glfT1 gene encoding galactofuranosyltransferase GlfT1 has product MSGQGPEETRERPEPAGTGPDARIVAVVVTHKRRELLAESLKVLTSQSRPIDHLIVVDNGNEAEVAELVDQQPVETTYLGSAHNLGGAGGFALGILHALTIGADWVWLADDDGRPEGPDVLSTLLDCAARHGLAEVSPVVCDIDEPDRLAFPLRRGVVWRRLRSELGEEDFLPGIASLFNGALISAAAVDVIGVPDLRLFVRGDEVEVHRRLVRSGLPFGTCLQTAYLHPNGAAEFKPILGGRMHTQYPDDPVKRYFTYRNRGYLMAQPGMRKLLPQEWIRFSWFFLVTRRDPAGLREWFHLRSLGRHEQFGKPD; this is encoded by the coding sequence ATGAGCGGTCAGGGGCCGGAAGAAACGCGCGAGCGTCCCGAGCCGGCGGGCACCGGTCCCGATGCCAGGATCGTCGCGGTGGTGGTCACCCACAAGCGGCGGGAGCTGCTCGCCGAATCGCTGAAGGTGCTGACCTCGCAGTCCCGGCCGATCGACCACCTCATCGTGGTGGACAACGGCAACGAGGCCGAGGTCGCCGAACTGGTGGACCAGCAGCCGGTGGAGACCACCTACCTGGGCTCGGCGCACAACCTCGGTGGGGCGGGCGGTTTCGCGCTCGGCATCCTGCACGCGTTGACGATCGGGGCGGACTGGGTGTGGCTGGCCGACGACGACGGCCGCCCGGAGGGCCCCGACGTGCTGTCGACCCTGCTCGACTGCGCTGCCCGGCACGGGTTGGCCGAGGTCTCGCCGGTGGTGTGCGACATCGACGAGCCGGACCGGCTGGCTTTCCCGCTGCGCCGCGGAGTGGTGTGGCGGCGGTTGCGCTCCGAACTCGGCGAGGAGGATTTCCTGCCCGGGATCGCCTCGCTGTTCAACGGAGCGCTGATCTCCGCGGCGGCGGTGGACGTGATCGGCGTGCCCGACCTGCGCCTGTTCGTACGCGGCGACGAGGTGGAGGTACACCGGCGCCTGGTGCGTTCCGGCCTGCCGTTCGGCACCTGCCTGCAGACGGCGTACCTGCATCCCAACGGCGCCGCCGAGTTCAAACCGATCCTGGGCGGGCGGATGCACACCCAGTACCCGGACGACCCGGTCAAGCGCTACTTCACCTATCGCAACCGCGGCTACCTGATGGCGCAGCCGGGCATGCGGAAGCTGTTGCCGCAGGAGTGGATTCGCTTCTCCTGGTTCTTCCTGGTGACCCGGCGGGATCCGGCGGGCCTGCGCGAGTGGTTCCATCTGCGCTCGCTGGGCAGGCACGAGCAGTTCGGCAAGCCGGACTGA
- the wzt gene encoding galactan export ABC transporter ATP-binding subunit Wzt/RfbE — protein MSRVSIDTHQAWVEFPIFDAKSRSLKKAFLGKAGGAIGRNQSDVVVVEALRDINLSLREGDRIGLVGHNGAGKSTLLRLLSGIYEPSRGSARIRGRVAPVFDLGVGMDPEISGYENIIIRGLFLGQTRKQMMSKIDEIADFTELGEYLHMPLRTYSTGMRVRLAMGVVTSIDPEILLLDEGIGAVDAEFMKKARLRLQELVARSGILVFASHSNEFLAQLCDSALWIDHGQIRLRGGIEEVVRAYEGPDAGNHVATVLREMAAERAGRAEGSADERELEQNAT, from the coding sequence ATGAGCCGTGTGAGTATCGATACCCACCAGGCGTGGGTGGAGTTCCCGATCTTCGACGCCAAGTCGCGCTCGCTGAAGAAGGCGTTCCTCGGCAAGGCGGGCGGGGCGATCGGGCGCAATCAGTCCGACGTGGTCGTGGTCGAGGCGCTGCGCGACATCAATCTGTCGTTGCGGGAAGGCGATCGGATCGGGCTGGTCGGCCACAACGGCGCGGGCAAGTCGACGCTGCTGCGCCTGCTGTCGGGGATCTACGAACCCTCGCGCGGCAGCGCGCGCATCCGCGGCCGGGTCGCGCCGGTATTCGACCTCGGCGTCGGCATGGACCCGGAGATCTCCGGCTACGAGAACATCATCATCCGCGGGTTGTTCCTAGGGCAGACCCGCAAGCAGATGATGTCGAAGATCGACGAGATCGCCGACTTCACCGAACTCGGTGAATACCTGCACATGCCGTTGCGCACCTACTCCACCGGCATGCGGGTGCGCCTGGCGATGGGCGTGGTCACCTCCATCGACCCGGAGATCCTGTTGCTCGACGAGGGCATCGGCGCGGTCGACGCGGAATTCATGAAGAAGGCCCGGCTGCGCCTGCAGGAATTGGTGGCGCGGTCTGGCATCCTGGTGTTCGCGAGCCATTCCAACGAATTCCTGGCCCAGCTCTGCGATTCCGCGCTGTGGATCGATCACGGCCAGATCCGGTTGCGCGGCGGCATCGAGGAAGTGGTGCGCGCCTACGAAGGGCCCGACGCGGGCAATCACGTGGCCACGGTGCTGCGGGAGATGGCTGCCGAGCGGGCGGGCCGCGCGGAGGGATCCGCGGACGAGAGAGAACTGGAGCAGAACGCAACATGA